Proteins encoded within one genomic window of Anopheles gambiae chromosome 3, idAnoGambNW_F1_1, whole genome shotgun sequence:
- the LOC1278240 gene encoding transferrin — MGQVYRLPVLLLLVAFGGFAAGQQQERVCAAARYTAECEQLQRGASEVVCVHVQDSVECAQRIRNGTADFGVFSAESVLLTASLDWEGLTVIKELRNAERTRESVDFQTAVVVRSRHTGGLDGLRGLRYCHPGLHYSRTQRWTERVLKHFERLVAPPKCEGFHTVTEIETAAVANFFGASCRPGVWSQLPKEDSDLKEKYSNLCSLCPNVSSCSYDGYANGQQSALQCLERDGDVVYASVLEIQRFFTDRSSIASDFSYLCPDGTLQPVSGPACPWLAQPWGTVIASATKAVQIAARMDVWLRNSLTSGAPWETAIIDILTRHNTDRIAAASSIQSPVDYMRPHRPMPIPADICQTTARWCTTSLEEQDKCDVLAKAGLTSGVYPLLQCNNPTTNRINCLREISADRADFAGIDSNYGYLARQSNLAAALYQETEKEKYSSVVVLTKEGKGHDRFEKLRNAKACFPEFGGIASIAFVNVGRSRGIFDRNECDYGHLMSEFFSESCAPGSRDDLHDPTGEHAENLCALCRYAEKPTPRELGTYQATDDEGLNTDSPLEDDAEEPPVEGIDPALRQNDGIGGSIDRNVLCAAAETNRYYGTRGALRCLQEAGEVAIIEAQNLAEHAQFLAMNASDYRVLCRNGTLAAYTGFNVDEECYLTTIVDGEIVVRRQWEQSDNIVHLLTSLDVYLQNDPDFRMYNIFAGQRNLLFEDSALGLVSPQHNELGTSVKNYIRLFENIEDCQNAAPSTTLAPGGTGGRAAIVTVNLLLTIILAGIIAWRL; from the exons ATGGGTCAGGTGTACCGCTTACCAGTATTATTGCTCCTGGTCGCCTTCGGTGGCTTTGCCGCCGGACAGCAGCAAG aGCGCGTCTGTGCCGCGGCGCGCTACACGGCCGAATGCGAGCAGCTGCAGCGCGGCGCCTCGGAGGTAGTGTGCGTCCACGTGCAGGACAGTGTCGAGTGCGCTCAGCGCATCCGCAACGGAACGGCCGACTTTGGCGTGTTCAGTGCGGAAAGTGTGCTGCTCACGGCCAGCCTCGACTGGGAAGGGCTGACCGTCATCAAGGAGCTGCGCAATGCCGAGCGAACGCGCGAATCCGTCGACTTCCAGACGGCCGTGGTAGTGCGCAGTCGCCATACTGGGGGGCTTGATGGGCTGCGCGGTCTGCGCTACTGCCATCCGGGCTTGCACTACAGCCGCACGCAGCGCTGGACCGAGCGGGTGCTGAAGCACTTTGAGCGGCTGGTCGCACCGCCAAAGTGCGAGGGCTTCCACACCGTCACCGAGATTGAGACGGCTGCCGTGGCGAACTTTTTCGGTGCCTCCTGCCGGCCGGGCGTCTGGTCGCAGCTACCGAAGGAAGACTCGGACCTGA AGGAAAAATACTCGAATCTCTGCTCGCTCTGCCCGAACGTGTCGTCCTGCTCGTACGATGGGTACGCCAACGGGCAACAGTCCGCCCTGCAGTGTCTCGAGCGCGATGGCGACGTGGTGTACGCGTCCGTGCTCGAGATCCAACGCTTCTTCACCGATCGGAGCTCGATCGCGAGCGATTTCTCCTACCTCTGCCCGGACGGTACGCTGCAGCCGGTCAGTGGGCCGGCCTGCCCCTGGCTAGCCCAGCCCTGGGGCACCGTTATAGCGTCCGCGACCAAAGCCGTCCAGATAGCGGCCCGCATGGACGTTTGGCTGCGCAACTCGCTCACCTCGGGCGCACCGTGGGAAACGGCCATCATCGACATCCTAACCCGGCACAATACGGACCGGATTGCGGCGGCGTCCTCGATCCAGTCGCCGGTCGATTATATGCGGCCGCACCGGCCAATGCCGATACCGGCCGACATCTGCCAGACGACGGCCCGCTGGTGCACGACCTCGCTGGAGGAGCAGGACAAGTGTGACGTGCTGGCAAAGGCCGGCCTAACGTCCGGCGTGTATCCGCTGCTGCAGTGCAACAATCCTACCACGAACCGGATCAACTGCCTGCGGGAAATATCTGCCGACCGGGCGGACTTTGCCGGCATCGATTCGAACTATGGCTATCTCGCCCGCCAGTCCAACCTAGCAGCGGCGCTATACCAGGAGACGGAGAAGGAGAAGTACTcctcggtggtggtgctgacgAAGGAGGGCAAGGGGCACGATCGGTTCGAGAAGTTGCGCAACGCGAAGGCTTGCTTCCCGGAGTTTGGTGGCATTG CTTCGATCGCATTCGTAAATGTGGGTCGTTCGCGTGGAATTTTCGATCGCAACGAGTGCGACTACGGCCACCTGATGAGCGAGTTCTTCTCCGAGTCGTGCGCTCCCGGGTCGCGCGATGACCTGCACGATCCTACCGGCGAGCACGCGGAAAACCTTTGCGCACTGTGCCGGTACGCCGAGAAGCCGACGCCGCGCGAACTCGGCACCTATCAGGCCACCGATGACGAGGGCCTCAACACGGACAGCCCGCTGGAAGACGACGCCGAGGAACCACCGGTCGAGGGCATTGATCCAGCGCTACGCCAGAACGACGGCATCGGTGGTTCGATCGACCGGAACGTCCTGTGTGCGGCGGCCGAAACGAACCGTTACTATGGTACGCGCGGCGCACTGCGCTGCCTGCAGGAGGCCGGCGAGGTGGCCATCATCGAGGCGCAGAACCTGGCCGAACATGCCCAGTTCCTGGCGATGAACGCGAGCGACTACCGGGTGCTGTGCCGGAACGGTACGCTGGCCGCCTACACCGGCTTCAACGTGGACGAGGAGTGCTACCTGACCACGATCGTCGACGGGGAGATCGTGGTGCGCCGCCAGTGGGAACAGTCGGACAACATCGTGCATCTGCTGACCTCGCTCGACGTATACCTGCAGAACGATCCCGACTTCCGGATGTACAACATTTTCGCCGGCCAGCGCAACCTGCTGTTCGAGGATTCGGCGCTCGGGCTGGTTTCGCCCCAGCACAACGAGCTCGGCACGTCGGTGAAGAACTACATCCGGCTGTTCGAAAACATCGAAGACTGCCAGAATGCGGCCCCGTCGACGACGCTAGCGCCGGGCGGTACCGGTGGCCGGGCGGCGATTGTCACGGTCAACCTGCTGCTTACGATCATTCTGGCGGGCATCATTGCCTGGCGGTTGTAA
- the LOC4577834 gene encoding uncharacterized protein LOC4577834 — MATAVNPATLDKLLHPIQEIRVRSLHDIENTLKRALWDDADIGAVASPLFKNLIRWFGHVPIIKQVTVLELMSLLLESKYGKDILSFFTPMRIVKELMKIRCLIGSNLEYDELVVKIIKQVERLKSTPSASATSSSSIDLLESVASSMASLKLDRIVPLANGSAGDGESMEEEEATGTEGGRKRKRRTVIDAYAARWKGDPSLYAECWEVPEPSVESVLDRLNESLFEGEPGDENFQRALNYAIPYMRSYPPEFFLQPPYIGLSLLHLIQSGRLGARKGYGMMLALLISFRKRMRQRMLTVTYIKPADGETDGRRPTHGRRRPQISIGAFVYELFQLCIEQLKGLSGDGDRLATNMMLIVLSQTTSFLMTEHFCDQQKIPAHRFGELCGELGRLVRHYRQEWEVDGKRTFARTRYRIALQIMADFVRLWQKEPDAVDGGADETMAGGRTGTIQYKFVDMKVSSTAHRQALERSDGVWREECQLALYDYPLGIACPELYEHLGAHVEKKNELMLVTLTRLREKLVPAVQLLQDGSGSGKNCTERQLLLGWEAISTLGLHRSVEMVRCLLKAVESWASSVTEDEPLWDVIESITVRLLAHGDEEIRSVAYELCANMMKDFIGHLDEGAILSRRSLFSSSAPKLRAMGMPLSLQIITEITCFGYTSKNSKIHQCAETMLLFLCNSKAFLREKWADVEEILLQITPLLQTVAVGREESKLRKAVLNMFHPDFGLPWLDILQGNLRLLFHLESAVREEALTRVLFLLSSVEESEKLAPRIEHISDTVPNGVCLLSFPYDIRRQQVANVYEVSAVKPLLDALEQEEGDPTLRRSALTQLNVMADDPALCELIHNASGWVLVMKALYNSLLADPVLDYPDAALPAVGILTKLCFSNTTFRRFLGSNTNAYQLIVRALLAHHHMPVFRVECCALLYLLLFADCSTGNGALLSLPAVCAASAFKLPFVSCFHWQASPFREYGSEMEQLLERMLLQDGPGGDMMLMGAALANGCAEEGSSACSVRPSVVGVEYAKRYLRFTFADLWFGGLENILKTTASTVKRAGAGNGVAVAEDDQHPLVYRGANKKAMEFSAALRLTRQDIRWLKMIDFPAIFRKSMRRLASAKAHTDVYGGLATLEANLSFPLKNTICQQDVIISTLKRYIHTPPVSVADQEMLVEVFNVIGIMLHLNFRMLRDWLFTVLAAEDNFFLRLLRSSDCIEPLFTRNANLIWGLLQLYDGTKDPATADNPATKKEKQQQQAGGTNDWDVRVFRAVLEQLDVCLKKCNLSRIMSLLELVEMMTGLLDDVWRVDVGEVIPKLLQCVRQVGSTSYTGSVIVRSCLMATAHLLERTSPEQLRFEWQAKHLKTVSTQCGNSCTFVRSFAWNILTKVARTPAGAAAIVQECAYLPGGIHASCLSTILDDGEACLVRESAVGLFVILLSHTEADGSLQPAVLPMDGAASMRRAASTAAGSAGTTPKGGGSFDVILELLAKQQFFEAARHTLAGYTCMEFLLEDVNPSEPGAIISADVVRAFAVLFRALVELDPAGFGKLIGEKGCLQWLLDCVEQQAMLPNRAVCLMVGDVCQLLQRCLDEPNRERVCSLLAGHQNFIESVIYMLNPWLYGKLTQPVMEQTLCYIMRFLCALVVTPTGKQQIHHEFGHQDVKPIAKMIELGISHESKTFQIMCLKFLCMMMHTSDERPSPTAEYPTFLIQFEQMDMYADAGDAAKCWKPSLDRDYSEAEDDTENTNPNRPAANAAAEQDKQPEPKQDAEQQDGTLRSGSAVIFSALMQQFESFCNRDQLVAGGITTSSYKRTVYSTLQTMLHFSIESCRVAWRNDLLTVIFDWFDAIHEGLIGRLTYAEFVRKYGDVKKLSVMAELKELASVLGTWFSVPDEPCQLEPAQIDRLCQMVLQYWPWFGNHGVLQMEFLQVLAFLSECRIAVCKALVATYPGHPHSIMKLLIVAATGETAKVKGPKYDLNLLRVSLRLLKNCCCCQEGRSMIGKLNVFGNISKLHPSVTKLQKPWLEVTQLWLEFYEVYTRYVDVSEVRHLTVLGALIRKSDIDVRLLSLAIVRNLTFVPNNRAALLASADYMFILQNALQRTSCRTEVLMAAVAVWKMIANNQRGKAAIKSSPLVRLIEGQVKHYSMTPEGNDKNELWCVLMTVYHILNA, encoded by the exons ATGGCCACCGCGGTTAATCCTGCCACGTTGGATAAACTGC TGCATCCGATACAGGAAATACGCGTCCGGTCCCTGCACGACATCGAGAACACGCTGAAGCGCGCACTGTGGGACGATGCGGACATTGGGGCGGTGGCGTCGCCACTGTTCAAGAATTTGATACGCTGGTTCGGGCATGTGCCGATCATCAAGCAAGTGACCGTGCTGGAGCTGATGTCACTGCTGCTGGAG AGCAAGTATGGGAAAGATATTTTAAGCTTCTTCACGCCGATGCGCATCGTGAAGGAGCTGATGAAGATCCGCTGCCTGATCGGGTCGAACCTGGAGTATGACGAGCTGGTGGTGAAAATTATCAAGCAGGTGGAGCGGCTCAAATCGACGCCCTCGGCGTCCGCCACATCGTCCTCCAGCATCGATCTGCTGGAGAGTGTCGCTAGCAGCATGGCCAGCCTGAAGCTGGACCGGATCGTCCCGCTAGCGAATGGCAGTGCCGGGGACGGCGAATcgatggaggaggaggaggccaCCGGCACCGAGGGCGGCCGGAAGCGCAAGCGACGCACGGTGATCGATGCGTACGCGGCACGCTGGAAGGGCGACCCGTCGCTCTACGCCGAATGCTGGGAGGTGCCGGAGCCGTCCGTGGAGAGTGTGCTGGACCGGCTGAACGAATCGCTGTTCGAGGGCGAACCGGGCGACGAGAACTTCCAGCGCGCCCTCAACTACGCCATCCCGTACATGCGCAGCTATCCGCCGGAGTTCTTCCTGCAGCCGCCGTACATCGGGCTGTCTCTGCTGCACCTCATACAGAGCGGACGGCTCGGTGCCCGCAAGGGGTACGGCATGATGCTCGCGCTGCTCATCTCGTTCCGCAAGCGGATGCGCCAGCGGATGCTGACGGTTACGTACATCAAGCCGGCGGACGGTGAGACCGATGGTCGCCGCCCCACGCACGGCCGCCGCCGGCCGCAGATCTCCATCGGTGCGTTCGTGTACGAGCTGTTCCAGCTGTGCATCGAGCAGCTGAAGGGACTGTCGGGCGATGGGGACCGGCTCGCCACCAACATGATGCTGATCGTGCTCAGTCAGACGACCTCGTTCCTAATGACGGAACACTTTTGCGACCAGCAGAAGATACCGGCCCACCGGTTCGGCGAGCTGTGCGGCGAGCTCGGCCGTCTGGTGCGCCACTACCGGCAGGAGTGGGAGGTGGACGGGAAGCGAACGTTCGCCCGCACCCGCTACCGGATAGCGTTGCAAATCATGGCCGACTTTGTGCGGCTGTGGCAGAAGGAGCCGGACGCGGTCGACGGCGGGGCGGACGAGACGATGGCCGGTGGACGCACCGGCACGATCCAGTACAAGTTCGTCGACATGAAGGTCAGCTCGACGGCGCACCGGCAGGCGCTGGAGCGGTCGGACGGGGTGTGGCGCGAGGAGTGCCAGCTCGCCCTGTACGACTATCCGCTCGGCATTGCCTGCCCGGAGCTGTACGAGCATCTGGGGGCGCACGTGGAGAAGAAGAACGAGCTGATGCTGGTGACGCTGACGCGCctgcgggagaagctggtgCCGGCGGTCCAGCTGCTGCAGGACGGCTCCGGATCGGGGAAGAACTGCACCGAgcggcagctgctgctcgggTGGGAAGCGATCAGCACGCTCGGCTTGCACCGGTCGGTCGAGATGGTCCGGTGTCTGCTGAAAGCGGTCGAAAG CTGGGCCAGTTCCGTTACAGAGGATGAACCGCTGTGGGACGTCATTGAGTCGATAACGGTGCGACTGCTCGCTCACGGAGACGAAGAGATACGAAG TGTGGCCTACGAGTTGTGCGCTAACATGATGAAAGATTTCATTGGCCATCTGGACGAGGGGGCCATCCTTTCCCGCCGCAGCCTGTTCTCCAGCTCGGCTCCCAAGCTGCGCGCTATGGGTATGCCACTCTCGCTGCAGATCATCACGGAAATCACGTGCTTTGGGTACACCAGCAAAAACAGCAAG ATTCACCAATGCGCGGAAACGATGCTGCTGTTCCTGTGCAACTCGAAAGCCTTCCTGCGCGAAAAGTGGGCCGACGTGGAGGAGATTCTGCTGCAGATCACGCCGCTGCTGCAGACGGTGGCCGTCGGGCGGGAGGAGTCGAAGCTGCGCAAAGCCGTCCTCAACATGTTCCATCCCGACTTCGGGCTGCCGTGGCTGGACATACTGCAGGGCAACCTGCGGCTGCTGTTCCACCTGGAGAGTGCGGTGCGGGAGGAGGCGCTGACGCGGGTTCTGTTTCTGCTGAGCTCGGTCGAGGAGAGCGAAAAGCTGGCGCCGCGCATCGAACACATCAGCGACACGGTACCGAACGGCGTGTGTCTGCTCTCCTTCCCGTACGACATACGGCGGCAGCAGGTCGCGAACGTGTACGAGGTGAGCGCGGTCAAGCCGCTGCTGGATGCGCTCGAGCAGGAGGAGGGCGACCCGACGCTGCGCCGCAGCGCCCTCACGCAGCTGAACGTGATGGCGGACGATCCGGCACTGTGCGAGCTGATACACAACGCGTCCGGCTGGGTGCTGGTGATGAAGGCGCTGTACAACTCGCTGCTGGCCGACCCGGTGCTGGACTACCCGGACGCGGCCCTTCCGGCGGTCGGCATCCTGACGAAGCTGTGCTTCAGCAACACCACCTTCCGGCGCTTTCTCGGCTCGAACACGAACGCGTACCAGCTGATCGTGCGCGCGCTGCTGGCACACCACCACATGCCGGTGTTTCGGGTGGAGTGCTGCGCCCTGCTCtacctgctgctgtttgccgaCTGTTCCACCGGCAACGGGGCGCTGCTGTCGCTGCCGGCGGTCTGCGCGGCGTCCGCGTTCAAGCTGCCGTTCGTGTCGTGCTTCCACTGGCAGGCGAGCCCGTTCCGCGAGTACGGCAGCGAAATGGAGCAGCTGCTCGAGcggatgctgctgcaggaCGGGCCCGGTGGCGACATGATGTTGATGGGCGCTGCGCTCGCCAATGGGTGCGCCGAGGAGGGCAGCAGTGCCTgttccgtccgtccgtcggTGGTCGGGGTGGAGTACGCGAAGCGCTACCTTCGCTTCACGTTTGCCGATCTGTGGTTCGGCGGGCTGGAGAACATACTGAAAACGACGGCCTCCACCGTGAAGCGTGCTGGTGCGGGTAACGGCGTGGCGGTGGCGGAAGACGACCAGCACCCGCTGGTGTACCGGGGCGCAAACAAAAAGGCGATGGAGTTCAGTGCGGCCCTGCGGCTTACCAGACAGGACATCCGCTGGCTGAAGATGATCGACTTCCCGGCCATCTTTCGCAAGAGCATGCGCCGGCTCGCGTCGGCCAAAGCGCACACGGACGTGTACGGTGGGCTGGCGACGCTCGAGGCGAACCTGAGCTTTCCGCTCAAGAACACCATCTGCCAGCAGGACGTGATCATCAGCACGCTGAAGCGCTACATCCACACGCCGCCGGTGTCGGTCGCGGACCAGGAGATGCTGGTCGAGGTGTTCAACGTGATCGGCATCATGCTGCACCTTAACTTCCGGATGCTGCGCGACTGGCTGTTCACcgtgctggcggcggaagACAATTTCTTCCTGCGGTTGCTGCGCTCGAGCGACTGCATCGAGCCGCTGTTTACGCGCAATGCTAACCTGATCTGGGGGCTGCTGCAGCTGTACGACGGTACGAAGGATCCGGCGACGGCGGATAACCCCGCgacgaagaaggaaaaacagcagcagcaggctggTGGCACGAACGATTGGGATGTGCGGGTGTTCCGGGCAGTGCTGGAGCAGCTGGACGTGTGCCTGAAGAAGTGCAACCTGTCGCGCATAATGTCGCTGCTGGAGCTGGTGGAGATGATGACCGGGCTGCTGGACGACGTGTGGCGCGTTGACGTCGGCGAGGTGATCCCGAAGCTGCTGCAGTGCGTGCGCCAGGTCGGCTCGACGAGCTACACCGGCTCGGTGATCGTGCGCTCGTGCCTGATGGCGACGGCCCATCTGCTCGAGCGCACGTCGCCCGAACAGCTCCGGTTCGAGTGGCAAGCGAAGCATCTGAAAACGGTTTCGACGCAGTGCGGCAACAGCTGCACGTTCGTGCGCTCGTTCGCGTGGAACATCCTGACGAAGGTGGCCCGCACGCCGGCCGGCGCGGCAGCGATCGTGCAGGAGTGTGCCTACCTGCCCGGGGGCATACACGCGAGCTGCCTCAGCACGATACTGGACGATGGCGAGGCGTGCCTGGTGCGCGAGTCGGCGGTCGGGCTGTTCGTCATACTGCTGTCCCACACCGAGGCGGATGGGTCGCTGCAGCCCGCCGTCCTGCCGATGGACGGGGCGGCCAGCATGCGGCGGGCGGCGTCGACCGCAGCCGGCAGTGCGGGAACGACGCCGAAGGGCGGTGGTTCGTTCGATGTGATTTTGGAGCTGCTGGCGAAGCAGCAATTTTTCGAAGCGGCGCGCCACACGCTCGCTGGCTACACGTGCATGGAGTTCCTGCTGGAGGACGTCAACCCGAGCGAGCCGGGGGCGATCATTTCGGCCGACGTGGTGCGCGCGTTCGCGGTACTGTTCCGGGCGCTGGTCGAGCTGGATCCGGCCGGGTTCGGGAAGCTGATCGGCGAGAAGGGCTGCCTGCAGTGGCTGCTTGACTGTGTCGAGCAGCAGGCGATGCTGCCGAACCGGGCCGTCTGCCTGATGGTGGGCGACGTGTgccagctgctgcagcgctGCCTGGACGAGCCGAACCGGGAGCGGGTGTGCAGTCTGCTCGCCGGCCACCAGAACTTCATCGAGAGCGTCATCTACATGCTGAACCCGTGGCTGTACGGGAAGCTGACGCAGCCGGTGATGGAGCAGACGCTGTGCTACATCATGCGCTTCCTGTGCGCGCTGGTCGTCACGCCGACCGGCAAGCAGCAGATCCATCACGAGTTCGGGCACCAGGACGTCAAGCCGATCGCGAAGATGATCGAGCTGGGCATTTCGCACGAGTCGAAAA CGTTTCAGATCATGTGCTTAAAATTCCTCTGCATGATGATGCACACCTCCGACGAGCGGCCCTCGCCGACGGCCGAATATCCGACCTTTCTGATACAGTTCGAGCAGATGGACATGTACGCCGACGCGGGCGACGCGGCCAAATGCTGGAAGCCAAGCCTCGACCGGGACTACTCCGAGGCGGAAGACGACACGGAAAACACTAACCCGAACCGGCCGGCGGCAAACGCGGCCGCCGAGCAGGACAAGCAGCCGGAGCCCAAGCAGGACGCGGAGCAGCAGGACGGCACGCTGCGCAGCGGCTCGGCGGTGATCTTCAGCGCCCTGATGCAGCAGTTCGAGTCGTTCTGCAATCGGGATCAGCTCGTCGCCGGCGGCATTACGACCAGCAGCTACAAGCGCACCGTCTACTCGACGCTGCAAACCATGCTGCACTTCTCGATCGAGTCGTGCCGGGTCGCGTGGCGCAACGATCTGCTCACCGTCATCTTCGACTGGTTCGATGCCATCCACGAGGGGCTGATCGGGCGGCTAACGTACGCCGAGTTTGTGCGCAAGTACGGCGACGTGAAGAAGCTGTCGGTGATGGCGGAGCTGAAGGAGCTGGCGAGCGTGCTTGGGACGTGGTTCAGCGTGCCGGACGAGCCGTGCCAGCTCGAACCGGCCCAAATCGACCGGCTGTGCCAGATGGTGCTGCAGTACTGGCCCTGGTTCGGCAATCACGGCGTGCTGCAGATGGAGTTCCTGCAGGTGCTCGCCTTCCTGTCCGAGTGCCGCATCGCGGTGTGCAAAGCGCTGGTCGCCACCTATCCCGGCCACCCGCACAGCATCATGAAGCTGCTGATCGTGGCGGCGACGGGCGAGACGGCCAAGGTGAAGGGGCCGAAGTACGACCTGAACCTGCTGCGGGTGTCGCTGCGGCTGCTGaagaactgctgctgctgccaggaGGGGCGCAGCATGATCGGCAAGCTGAACGTGTTCGGCAACATCAGCAAGCTGCACCCGAGCGTGACGAAGCTGCAGAAACCGTGGCTCGAGGTGACGCAGCTGTGGCTGGAGTTCTACGAGGTGTACACCCGCTACGTCGATGTCAGCGAAGTGAG ACATTTGACCGTGCTGGGTGCGTTGATACGCAAATCCGATATCGATGTAAGACTGCTCTCGCTGGCCATCGTACGGAACCTGACGTTCGTGCCGAACAACCGGGCGGCACTGTTGGCGTCGGCGGACTACATGTTTATCTTGCAGAACGCACTGCAGCGCACCTCCTGCCGTACGGAGGTCCTGATGGCAGCGGTTGCGGTGTGGAAGATGATTGCCAACAATCAGCGGGGCAAGGCTGCAATCAAAAGCAGCCCGCTAGTGCGGCTGATCGAGGGCCAGGTAAAGCACTACTCCATGACGCCGGAGGGAAACGATAAGAACGAGCTCTGGTGCGTGCTGATGACCGTCTACCATATACTGAATGCGTAA
- the LOC1278239 gene encoding UPF0598 protein CG30010, whose translation MLLLRRIFSPTAQICRRVAYVQGQSPAPKIREYFYYIDHEGMLFLDDARIKNFTSCFKEKQFLEFFFKRLKLNDTDRYTDEFPFLSICGRERNFIRCDDLPIVFTHVVKIDSEDRLAYAHGYDKMSVPWQPDRICMFPDTGRVYHPAPERYGSIGLVRSKLAIELSSSFTFQNGEDRPPTHFRWKEHNYELDQDWWKETYIGKRSQQD comes from the exons ATGTTGCTTCTGAGAAGAATCTTTTCCCCAACGGCACAAATCTGCCGCCGGGTCGCGTACGTACAGGGCCAATCGCCGGCGCCGAAAATACGCGAATATTTCTACTACATCGATCACGAAGGGATG CTTTTCCTAGATGATGCGAGAATCAAAAACTTCACCTCCTGCTTCAAGGAGAAGCAATTTCTGGAGTTTTTCTTCAAACGATTGAAGCTGAACGACACCGATCGGTATACGGACGAGTTTCCTTTTCTGTCTATTTGTGGCCGGGAACGAAATTTTATCCGCTGTGACGATCTACCGATCGTGTTTACACATGTTGTGAAAATTG ATAGCGAAGATAGGTTGGCTTACGCGCACGGGTACGATAAGATGAGCGTACCGTGGCAACCCGACCGGATTTGCATGTTCCCCGACACCGGGCGGGTGTACCATCCGGCCCCGGAACGGTACGGGTCGATAGGCCTGGTCCGGTCGAAGCTTGCGATCGAGCTGAGCTCTTCGTTTACATTCCAAAATGGTGAAGATCGTCCGCCGACACACTTCCGGTGGAAGGAGCACAATTACGAGCTCGATCAGGACTGGTGGAAGGAGACGTACATCGGCAAGAGGTCGCAGCAAGACTGA